GCCGCGGCCCGCGACGAGGCGCCGGTGAGCACGGCCCGATGAAGATGCCGGCCATCGCTGTCACCGGACTGGGAATGATCACCCCGGTCGGCAACGACACCGAGTCCACCTGGGACGGGGTGTGCGCCGGGGTCAGCCCGGCCCGCACCGTCCCCGAGCTCGCGGGATGCGCGATCGACTTCGCCTGCACGGTCGACGGCATCGACCTGGACGCCGCGATCGGCCGCCGTACCGCCTTCCGCATGGGCAGGTACACCAAGTTCGCGGTACTGGCCGCGCGGGAGGCGGTCTGCGACGCGGGACTCGACCCGGGCGGCTGGGACGGCAGCCGGGTCGCGGTCGTCGTCGGCACCAGCAGCGGCGGGTCCGCCGGCCTCACCGATCAGGCCCTGGTGCTGGAGCGGCGCGGGCCCGAGGCGACCTCGCCGTCCGGGATCCTGCTCACCATCCCGAACATGCCCGCGGCGGAGATCGCGATCGAGATGAGCGCGACGGGCCCCAGCCTGGCGCCCTGTACCGCCTGCTCGTCCGGGATCACCGCACTGTCCGTGGCCCGGGACCTGCTCGTCACCGGACAGTGCGACCTGGCGATCGCGGGAGCCACCGAATCGACCCTCTTCCCGATCGCCATGACGGGATTCGCCAGATCCGGCGCGGCCGCCCTCGCGGACCGGGACCTGTCCCGGCTCAGCCGGCCCTTCGCGGCCGACCGGGCCGGGCTCGTCATGGGGGAGGGCGCCGCCGTCATGGTGCTGGAGCGCGCGGCCGACGCCGAGGCACGGGGCGCCGAGCCACGCGCGCTGCTCGCGGGCACCGGCGCCACCACCGACGCCCACCACCCCACCAGCCCGCACCCCGACGGCCGCATCGCCCAGGCGGCCGTCGAGGCCGCGCTGCGCGACGCGGGCTGGCAGGCCGGGGACGTCGAGCACATCAACGCGCACGGCACGGCGACCCCGCGCAACGACGCGGCCGAAGCCGCCCTGATCGGCCGGGTCTTCCCGCACCGGCCGCCCGTCACCGCGCCCAAGGGCGTGCTCGGCCACTGCATGGGAGCGGCCGGAGCGATCGAGGCGGGGCTGACGATCCTGACGCTCCAGCGCGGGATCGTCCCGCCGGTCGCCAACCTGGACGCGCCCGCGCCCGGGTTCGACATCGACTGCGTGACCAAGCGGCCACGGGCGCTGCCCGTGCGGCGGGCCCTCAGCCACTCCTTCGGGTTCGGCGGGCACAACGCCGTGGCCGCACTCCTGCGGCCCTGAGGACGCGGCGGGCGGACCGGGCCGGGCGGGCCCGGTCCGCCCGCGGCACCTTCGCTGAGCTGCGCGGACCCGCGTGGTAGCGTGCCTGGGCCAGTCGAACTCCACGTAGGGGTCAGGGAATCCGGTGCGAATCCGGAACTGACGCGCAGCGGTGAGGGGGACGGGCGGGGCCAGCAGCCACTGGGAGACCTACGGGTCCCCGGGAAGGCGCCCCGACCGTACGAACCCGAGTCCGAAGACCTGCTGGCACCCGCGGTCCGGCACCGGTTCGCGGAACTCCGTACACCGGGCCCCGCGCATGGGCCCAGAGACGCCGAGGTACTTCGTGCCGCTCATAGCCGGCCATGCCCGCTCCGCCGCCCTGCTCACGGCCGGAACACTCCTGCTGACCGCCTGCGGAACAGGCGGTGACAGCTCCGCCGACGGGCCCGCCGGGGCCGACGGCTATCCGGTGACCCTGAAGAACTGCGGGCACACCGTCACCGTGCGAGCGGCCCCGCGCCGCGCCGTCCCGGTCGACCAGGGCTCCACCGAGATCCTGCTCTCGCTCGGCCTCGCCGGCCGGCTCGCCGCCACCGCCACCTGGACCGACCCGGTGATGAAGGGCCTGGAGAAGGCCAACGCCGGCATCCCCCGGATCTCCGAGAACCGCCCCTCGTCCGAGAAGGTCCTCGACCAGGAGCCCGACTTCGTCAGCGCGTCCTTCGAGTCGACGCTCGCCAAGGGCGGCGTCGCCCCCCGGGAACAGTTCGAGGAACTGGGCGTCCCCACCTACGTCTCGCCCGCCGACTGCACCGCCAAGGACAACAGCAAGGACGGCGACGGAGTCAGGACCGGAGCACTGACCATGGACAGCGTCTACCGCGAAGTACGCGACATGGCCAAGGTGTTCGGTGTCCCGGAGCGCGGCGAGAAGCTCGTCGCGGAGCTGACCGCCCGGGTACGGAAGGCGACCGACGGCATCGACGCCTCCGGCGCCACCCTGATGTACTGGTTCGCCAACTCCGAGTCCCCGTACCTGGCCGGCTGTTGCGGGGCGCCCGGCGTCATCACCCGGGAGCTGGGCGCGAAGAACGTCTTCGACGACACGCATGAGGAATGGCCGCAGATCAACTGGGAGACGGTCGCCGACCGCAACCCGGACGTGCTGGTCATCGGTGACCTGACCCGCAAGTCGCAGACCGCCGAGAGCGCCTCGCGGAAGATCGCGTTCCTGGAGTCCAATCCCGCAACGAAGAACATGGACGCCGTACGGCACAAGCGCTACGTGCTGCTCAGCGGACAGGCCATGAACCCGTCGATCCGCACGGTCGAGGGCGTGGAGCGGGTCGCCGCCGGGCTGCGCACCTTCGGGCTCGCGGGGTGACGGACACCGAACGTGCCACGCGGGCGACCGGACACGGGCCCTTCGCCGCCGGTGAGCGCGGACATGGCGGTGTCCGGGGCATCGGCGGGGGACTCCTGTGGGCCGGCGGCCTGCTGCTCCTGGTCCTGTCCGTCGCCGTGGCCGTCACCATCGGCCCGGCCCGGATCTCCGTCGGAGACGTCCGGGACACGGTGGCGGCCCACCTGGGGCTCGGGGATTCGCCGCTCAGCCCGATCCGGGACGGCATCATCTGGAACCTGCGCATGCCGAGGACCCTGCTCGCCGCCGTCTGCGGCGCCGGGCTCGCGGTCTGCGGCACCGTCATGCAGTCGCTCCTGCGCAACCCGCTCGCGGACCCGTTCGTCCTCGGCGTCTCCTCCGGGGCGTCGACCGGCGCGGTCGTGGTCGTCGTCCTCGGGGTCGGCGGGGGAGCGGTGTCCCTGTCGGCCGGCGCGTTCATCGGGGCACTCTGCTCCTTCGCGCTGGTCCTCCTGCTGAGCCACACCCTCGGCGGCAGCACCGACCGGGTGGTCCTGTCGGGGGTCGCGGCCATGCAACTGTTCTCCGCGCTGACCTCCTTCGTCGTGATGACCGCCGCCGACGCCGAGCAGACCCGCGGGGTGCTGTTCTGGCTGCTCGGCTCGCTCGGCGGCGTCGGCTGGAGCGATGTGTGGACCTGCTCCGCCGTGCTGGCCGTGACCCTCGTGATCTGCCTGGGCCACGCCCGTACGCTCGACGCCTTCGCCTTCGGGCAGGACGCGGCCGCCACCCTCGGCGTCCACGTCGGGCGCACCCGGATCGTGCTGCTCTGCGCGACCGCGCTGCTGACCGCCGCCCTTGTCAGCTCGGCCGGCGCCATCGGCTTCGTCGGCCTGGTGCTGCCGCACGCGGCCCGCGCGCTCGCCGGCTCCGGGCACCGCAGACTGCTGCCCGTCACCGCGCTCGCCGGGGCCGTGTTCCTGGTCTGGGTGGACACCCTCGCGCGCACCGTCCTCGATCCGCAGGAGGTTCCGGTGGGCGTCGTCACCGCCCTGATCGGGGTGCCCGCCTTCGTACTCGTCCTCTACCGCACCCGGCGGGCCGCGTGAGCGCGCCCGGCCGCGGGCTGCGGGCCGACCGGGTCAGCCGCGAGGCGGGCGGCCGCCTCATCCTGGACGGGGTCTCGCTGACCCCGCCGCCCGGTGCCACCGTCGGCCTCATCGGCCCGAACGGCTCGGGGAAGTCGACCCTGCTGCGGATACTGGCCGGGGTCCTCGCGCCGGACGCGGGCACGGTCACCCTCGACGACGACCCGCTGGCCCGGATCGGCCGCCGCACGGTCGCCCGGCGGGTCGCCGTGGTCGACCAGCACTCGCTCACCCAGGTCGAGCTGAGCGTCGTGGACGTCGTACGCCTGGGCCGCATCCCGCACCGCCGCGCCTGGTCGGCGCCGACGGCCGAGGACGAGAGCGCGGTGGCCGAGGCCCTGGAGCGGACCGGTCTCACCGGCCGCCGGGACCAGTCCTGGCACACCCTCTCCGGCGGCGAACGCCAGCGCGTCCAGATCGCCCGCGCGCTGGCCCAGCAGCCGCGCGAGCTGCTGCTGGACGAGCCGACGAACCACCTGGACATCCAGCACCAGCTGGAACTGCTGTCCCTGGTGGCCTCGCTGCCGCTGACCGCCGTCATCGCCCTGCACGACCTCAACCTGGCCGCGATGTTCTGCGACCGGATCGTGGTGCTGGACGGCGGCCGGGTGGTCGCGGCCGGCACGCCTGCCGAGGTGATCACCCAGGAGCTCATCGCCGCCGTCTACCGGGTCGGGGCCGTCGTGACCCCGGACGGCCCGGCGGGGCGGCCCTCGGTGCGCTTTCGCCCGGGGAGGCCCTGACGCGGGGACACGAGAGGGCGGACCCCCGTGACGCGGGTCCGCCCCTCGCTCCTGTCCGGTACGGCCGGTCCGGCGCGGTGCGCGGGGGTCAGCGGCGCCGTCCCTGACCGAACTCGCCGCCGGCGTCCTTGCCGCCCATGTCCTTTCCGTCCTTGGTCATGCCGTCCGCGTAGTCGATCTGCTCCTTGCGCAGTTCCGCGGAGACTTCCTTCTGTTCGGTCACCTTCTTGGTCTCCATCCGCACCCGCTCGACCGGCACGGTCTCCTTCCGCATCGTGGCGCGTTCGGCGTGCAGGGTGACCTCGACGTCCTGCTCGTTGATGTCCGAGCGGGCCGCCTTGTCGCCGGGCTGGAGCGGCTCACGCACCACCCGGACCTCTTCGTGCGACACGGGGACCGTCCTGGTGACGTTCTCGGTGACGACGTACTTGTGCAGCCGGGCCTTGCCGCTCTCGTACTCCTCGGTGCCGATACGCAGCTGTTCCTCGGAGCGGATGAGTTCCTCCTTGCCGTCCAGGCCGGCGGAGGCGGACCGTTCTGGGCCCGCTCCGGCTCCGACCAGCGGACGGGCCGTACCGGAGGTCTCGGCGTCCCGGTGCTTGCCGGTGCCCGCGCCCGCTGCCGCGCCCGCGGTGCCGGAGGCCTTCCCGCGCGACGTGCCGGCCGCGCCCATGGCCCCGGCCCCGGCTCCTGCTCCGGCGGCCGCGCCCGCTCCGGCCGCGCCCATGGTGCCGGTCCCGGACGTGGTCGGCGCACCGGTTGTGCCGGCGGCCCCGGAACGGTCACCGAGCTTGCCGCCGGTGTTCCGGGTCAGGCCGTAGTGCCGGTAGAGCTCCTCCTCCTCGGAGACGGAGAGGTGAGCGTCCGCGTCCACCCTGGGGGCTTCCTTGACGCGGTCCTTCGGATGGGAGATGTGCAGGTCGGAGCCCACGCGACGGGCTCCGGCGAGAGGCACGAAACTTTCCTTCATACCGAACAGGCCGGTCTTCACCGTGATCCAGTCCGGTCGGCCGGTGCTGTCGTCGACATACACCCGGCCCACGTTGCCGATCTTCTCGCCCGCGGTGTCGTACACCGTCAGGCCGTCGAGCTCTCCGGAATCCGTGAAACCGTCAGCGGCTCCCATGACCGATTCCTCCTAGCTCGGGCGCGTCCTGTAGGTGGGTCCAGCAGGTGAGGCGCGTCCGGATTCCATCGCGCCTCACCCGGATGGACGCTGCAACTTCCCGGCCGGCGGGGGCGGGGCGCCGTAACCCCGGCGGGTGGGCGCAGGCCCCGTGCGACGCCGCTGTGGGCCCCGTCACCGAGTTAGGCCAATCGAGTGAACGGCCGGGCGGACGCGGCCCGCCCGGCGGGTCACCGGCGCGCCGTCTTCGGTAACCGCCGCTGAGCAGGCCGTTCCCGCCGCGCGGCGAATTTCCGGCAAACCCTTGACACCCGCTGGGCGCGGCACCATTCTTTCGCCAGAAATCGCAACGGCGTTGCGATTTCCGCACCGACAGCTGGACGAAGCGCACGAAGGA
This window of the Streptomyces sp. 840.1 genome carries:
- a CDS encoding beta-ketoacyl synthase yields the protein MKMPAIAVTGLGMITPVGNDTESTWDGVCAGVSPARTVPELAGCAIDFACTVDGIDLDAAIGRRTAFRMGRYTKFAVLAAREAVCDAGLDPGGWDGSRVAVVVGTSSGGSAGLTDQALVLERRGPEATSPSGILLTIPNMPAAEIAIEMSATGPSLAPCTACSSGITALSVARDLLVTGQCDLAIAGATESTLFPIAMTGFARSGAAALADRDLSRLSRPFAADRAGLVMGEGAAVMVLERAADAEARGAEPRALLAGTGATTDAHHPTSPHPDGRIAQAAVEAALRDAGWQAGDVEHINAHGTATPRNDAAEAALIGRVFPHRPPVTAPKGVLGHCMGAAGAIEAGLTILTLQRGIVPPVANLDAPAPGFDIDCVTKRPRALPVRRALSHSFGFGGHNAVAALLRP
- a CDS encoding ABC transporter substrate-binding protein, with protein sequence MGPETPRYFVPLIAGHARSAALLTAGTLLLTACGTGGDSSADGPAGADGYPVTLKNCGHTVTVRAAPRRAVPVDQGSTEILLSLGLAGRLAATATWTDPVMKGLEKANAGIPRISENRPSSEKVLDQEPDFVSASFESTLAKGGVAPREQFEELGVPTYVSPADCTAKDNSKDGDGVRTGALTMDSVYREVRDMAKVFGVPERGEKLVAELTARVRKATDGIDASGATLMYWFANSESPYLAGCCGAPGVITRELGAKNVFDDTHEEWPQINWETVADRNPDVLVIGDLTRKSQTAESASRKIAFLESNPATKNMDAVRHKRYVLLSGQAMNPSIRTVEGVERVAAGLRTFGLAG
- a CDS encoding iron ABC transporter permease codes for the protein MTDTERATRATGHGPFAAGERGHGGVRGIGGGLLWAGGLLLLVLSVAVAVTIGPARISVGDVRDTVAAHLGLGDSPLSPIRDGIIWNLRMPRTLLAAVCGAGLAVCGTVMQSLLRNPLADPFVLGVSSGASTGAVVVVVLGVGGGAVSLSAGAFIGALCSFALVLLLSHTLGGSTDRVVLSGVAAMQLFSALTSFVVMTAADAEQTRGVLFWLLGSLGGVGWSDVWTCSAVLAVTLVICLGHARTLDAFAFGQDAAATLGVHVGRTRIVLLCATALLTAALVSSAGAIGFVGLVLPHAARALAGSGHRRLLPVTALAGAVFLVWVDTLARTVLDPQEVPVGVVTALIGVPAFVLVLYRTRRAA
- a CDS encoding ABC transporter ATP-binding protein, whose translation is MSAPGRGLRADRVSREAGGRLILDGVSLTPPPGATVGLIGPNGSGKSTLLRILAGVLAPDAGTVTLDDDPLARIGRRTVARRVAVVDQHSLTQVELSVVDVVRLGRIPHRRAWSAPTAEDESAVAEALERTGLTGRRDQSWHTLSGGERQRVQIARALAQQPRELLLDEPTNHLDIQHQLELLSLVASLPLTAVIALHDLNLAAMFCDRIVVLDGGRVVAAGTPAEVITQELIAAVYRVGAVVTPDGPAGRPSVRFRPGRP
- a CDS encoding PRC and DUF2382 domain-containing protein — translated: MGAADGFTDSGELDGLTVYDTAGEKIGNVGRVYVDDSTGRPDWITVKTGLFGMKESFVPLAGARRVGSDLHISHPKDRVKEAPRVDADAHLSVSEEEELYRHYGLTRNTGGKLGDRSGAAGTTGAPTTSGTGTMGAAGAGAAAGAGAGAGAMGAAGTSRGKASGTAGAAAGAGTGKHRDAETSGTARPLVGAGAGPERSASAGLDGKEELIRSEEQLRIGTEEYESGKARLHKYVVTENVTRTVPVSHEEVRVVREPLQPGDKAARSDINEQDVEVTLHAERATMRKETVPVERVRMETKKVTEQKEVSAELRKEQIDYADGMTKDGKDMGGKDAGGEFGQGRRR